The following nucleotide sequence is from Gemmatimonas sp..
AAACATTGGTCGCACCAAGGTTGCCCGATCCTACTGTCCGCAGATCGACACCGTTCGCCCTTCCCACGAGGTACGCCGTGGGAAACGAGCCAATGACGTACGCGGCAAGCAACGCCGCGGCCTGGGCGATCATGGGACTCACGACTCGCGCTTGCTCCGCATGATGATGCGCATCGGCGAGCCCGTGAATCCCCACTTCTCACGAAGCTGGTTGTGAATGAAGCGGATGTAGTTCTCGGGGATCAAGTCCGGATGATTGCCGAAGAATGCAAACGTGGGCGGAGAGGTCTCCACCTGCGTGGCGTAATTCAGCTTCACTTCGCGACCTGCCGCCTGGGGCGGCTGCAGTCGGGCGATGATCTCCTGCAGCGCATCATTCACCTGGGAGGTGGAGATGCGGCGCGTGCGCTGTTCCTGCACTTCCAGCGCCATGTCGAGCACCTTGTTGACGCGCTGGCCCGTGAGCGCCGACGTGAACAGGAAGGGTACGAAGCCGAGATAGGGCACCTTCTCCACGGCATCCTTCCGGAACTTGGCCGAGCTCTTGTCGGTCTTGTCCGCGTACAGGTCCCACTTGTTGATCACCATGATCAGGCCGCGGCCGGCTTCCCACGCCAACGTCGCGATCTTGAGATCCTGGTTCTGCAAGCCTTCCGTGGCGTCGACCATCAGGATGCACACGTCCGACGAATCGATGGCGCGCCGGGTGCGCAGCGCCGAGTAGAACTCGATGCCGTCGTCGATCTTCGACTGACGCCGCAAACCGGCCGTGTCGACGAAGATGATCTCTTGGTCGTGATAGCGCATTGGCGCGTCGATCGAATCGCGCGTCGTGCCCGATTCGTCGTTCACGACCAGGCGCTCCTCGCCAAGCAGCTTGTTCACGAACGACGACTTGCCCACGTTCGGTCGGCCGATCACGGCGATACGCACCGCCTCCGACGGCACTTCATCCGTTTCGGGGATGGCAGCGACAACGGCGTCGAGCAGGTCTCCCGAGCCCTTACCGTTGGCGGCGGACACGGGATACACATCGGTCACGCCCAGCCGATAAAAATCGTAGAAGTCGGCACTGTTGGGGTCGTCGACCTTGTTGGCGACAAGCACCCACGGCTTCTTGGCGTGCCGCAGAATGTCGACGAGGCGCGCATCGCTGGGGTGCACGCCGACCTTGGCATCCACCACGAGCATCAGGAGATCGGCTTCATCGATCGCCTGCATGACTTGCTTGCGGATGGCGACGTCCATCGGCTCGTTCGAATCTTCGACGAGTCCGCCGGTATCGACCAGCCAGAAGTGGTGGCCGGCCCAATCGGCCTGGCCGAAATGGCGGTCGCGGGTCGTGCCCGCTTCCTCACTGACGATCGCTGACGCTTCGCCGACGATACGATTGAACAGATGGGACTTCCCGACATTGGGACGTCCGACGATGGCTATGACTGGAAGACTCATGCGGCTGGTTGGAACGCCGCGTCACCTTCCGGGACCAGCGCGTCTATGAAATCGTACGAAGGATATACCGGCATCGGCAGCGATTCTCGCACCGCCACGAACGACTCTTCATCGAGGAAGAGTCCATCGTCGTTGATGCACTCGGCGGGAATGAGCGCGAGATC
It contains:
- the der gene encoding ribosome biogenesis GTPase Der; translation: MSLPVIAIVGRPNVGKSHLFNRIVGEASAIVSEEAGTTRDRHFGQADWAGHHFWLVDTGGLVEDSNEPMDVAIRKQVMQAIDEADLLMLVVDAKVGVHPSDARLVDILRHAKKPWVLVANKVDDPNSADFYDFYRLGVTDVYPVSAANGKGSGDLLDAVVAAIPETDEVPSEAVRIAVIGRPNVGKSSFVNKLLGEERLVVNDESGTTRDSIDAPMRYHDQEIIFVDTAGLRRQSKIDDGIEFYSALRTRRAIDSSDVCILMVDATEGLQNQDLKIATLAWEAGRGLIMVINKWDLYADKTDKSSAKFRKDAVEKVPYLGFVPFLFTSALTGQRVNKVLDMALEVQEQRTRRISTSQVNDALQEIIARLQPPQAAGREVKLNYATQVETSPPTFAFFGNHPDLIPENYIRFIHNQLREKWGFTGSPMRIIMRSKRES